CCCAAGCGCTATGCACGCTGTAACGCGAGAGCCCACTGAGGTGAACGTATGTGAAGTCGATGGGATGTGGGGAGTGAGGCGATATCCCTATATTTAAGCGGGAATAGTTTAGTGGGTGGAAAATGGATCGAGAGATCAGCAGCGGCAGGATACCTCTTGACGAACATGAGTATCTCAGGTGGCTGAACTCGGCTAAGAGAACCTTAGAGTCCGCTTACGGCGATTTAAGTAGGGGAGATTACAACTGGGCTTGTTTTAAGGCTCAGCAAGCGGCTGAATTAGCTGTCAAGGCGTTACTGCGCGGTATTGGCTCACCGTCCTACGGTCGAAGTGTAGCGAAGCTACTGATGAGCGTCGAAGCTAAGATCGGGGTGCCCGAGGGGATCATGCAGCGTGCTAAGACCCTTGACAAGTACTATGTACCCACGAGGTACCCTAACGCCTGGGCGGAGGGTACACCTCATGAGTACTACACGGAGCCTGATGCCACCGACGCCATTAATTGCGCGAGGGAGGTGATCTCTTGGATCGAGGGAGTATGGGGGTCCTTGAGGAGAGGATAAGGGAGGAGGTATTGAGGAAGGCTAAGGAGTGGGCGGATGGCCTCCCATTCAAAGCCACGGTAATAATAGTGGGCTCGTATGCCAGAGGTGACTTCAACCTGTGGAGCGATGTCGACGTGCTGCTGATATCTGAGTTCGCTGGGAATCCCATCGAGAGGCTGAGGAGCTTAGATTATCCACCTGGATTCGATGTGATACCACTCACTCCAGATGAGCTCGTCAGACTGACCGACAGGAGGGATCCGCTGGTTTCAGAGGCGTTAAACGTAGGAGTCTTCCTGAGGGACGATTTAGGCATCAGGGAGAAGTTAAAGGAGATAGATGGCTCTCTAACCTCTCTAGGTTCTGAGTAGGTTTATGAGAATCGTAAGCGAGGTGCCTCCCCTAGCTAGTCGGTTGAGCGATCCGAAGCAAGGCGCTTCAACTCAGGGGACGCTTTCACGTTGCGCGTTCTCACAGCTCCTCGAGGGAACTCCCTCCGGGGGTCGTTGACCGCTTGAAGGTAGTGGGTTGAGCTCTATGCTTCGTTAAGCGGTTTCATCACGAACTTGGCCGAGGTAAACGCATTCCGTACGGAATATGGGGAGCTGTCCCAAAGTACCGGGGGTCTTACCGTGCGCGTCAATGCGCTGAGAGGTCGAACCGCCCGAATGATACGGTGCGACGAGCACCGAGCCGGCTAGAGGGACCGTGAGTA
This is a stretch of genomic DNA from Candidatus Korarchaeum sp.. It encodes these proteins:
- a CDS encoding HEPN domain-containing protein, with the protein product MDREISSGRIPLDEHEYLRWLNSAKRTLESAYGDLSRGDYNWACFKAQQAAELAVKALLRGIGSPSYGRSVAKLLMSVEAKIGVPEGIMQRAKTLDKYYVPTRYPNAWAEGTPHEYYTEPDATDAINCAREVISWIEGVWGSLRRG
- a CDS encoding nucleotidyltransferase domain-containing protein, coding for MDRGSMGVLEERIREEVLRKAKEWADGLPFKATVIIVGSYARGDFNLWSDVDVLLISEFAGNPIERLRSLDYPPGFDVIPLTPDELVRLTDRRDPLVSEALNVGVFLRDDLGIREKLKEIDGSLTSLGSE